In Horticoccus luteus, the following proteins share a genomic window:
- a CDS encoding glycoside hydrolase family 2 protein, whose amino-acid sequence MKQSLPLNAAWQVMHAEPELGATAGCSALPLAERWIEAQVPGDVHLDYLRAGKIPDPYFGTNHDNIRWMEEMDWWYRTEITPPAVPEGRRLHLLFEGLDVFATVLLNGKEIGRHQNMFTPLRVDVTDHVKPGKNLLEVCLGAPAFPPGRDLRQPGVRGYGPPVRLHVRKSQSCYGWNISPRLVTIGIWKPVAFVLTEPVELADVFIDTVALHDGTAEVTARVELQHNHGAPGTVECELTVAGQTRSLVIAHDPSGGRHVERFTIPNAKLWWPHNHGAQPLYDWSAKVRRGGRDLDQRSGRFGVRTVKLIQEPDADGGISFIIAINGKKIFLKGMNWTPADGVFARIDEARYDQLLAAAKGANINAMRVWGGGIYEHDSFYRKCDELGILITHDFMFACGCYPQDAAFLEEARREAEFQVRRLRHFACVVAWFGDNENDVLADNSYNFPDYRYNKLSKQILRDGVQTHAPSTPYVPTSPYSPLTYDQNVPTEGDCHLWAHGFSYKADFYSKVKPRMVTEIGHLAMPAMEVVEKFVAPENRWPVWNEEYLTHGSDTWRLDRNGRYRTIWESVAARGWEEPKSLEDLIEKSQKLQAEASKFWVEFYEAQPTCWGIFLWNLADSWPQMSDAYIAYPFHPKPALDAVREAYAAVRR is encoded by the coding sequence ATGAAACAATCCCTTCCCTTGAATGCGGCGTGGCAAGTGATGCATGCCGAACCTGAACTGGGGGCGACCGCTGGTTGCTCCGCACTGCCTCTCGCCGAGCGCTGGATCGAGGCGCAGGTGCCCGGCGACGTGCATCTCGATTACCTCCGTGCGGGCAAGATTCCAGATCCGTATTTCGGCACGAACCACGACAACATTCGCTGGATGGAGGAGATGGACTGGTGGTATCGCACGGAAATCACGCCGCCGGCGGTGCCGGAAGGGCGGCGGCTGCATTTGCTGTTCGAAGGGTTGGACGTGTTCGCGACGGTGCTGCTCAACGGAAAGGAAATCGGCCGGCATCAGAACATGTTTACGCCGTTGCGCGTGGACGTGACCGATCACGTGAAACCGGGGAAAAACCTGCTCGAGGTGTGCCTGGGGGCACCGGCGTTTCCGCCGGGCCGGGACCTGCGGCAACCGGGCGTGCGGGGCTACGGTCCGCCGGTGCGGTTGCATGTGCGCAAATCGCAGTCGTGCTACGGCTGGAATATTTCACCGCGCCTGGTGACGATCGGAATTTGGAAGCCGGTGGCGTTCGTGCTGACGGAGCCGGTTGAGCTGGCGGATGTGTTTATCGACACGGTGGCGTTGCACGACGGCACCGCCGAAGTGACGGCACGCGTGGAATTGCAGCACAATCACGGCGCGCCGGGCACGGTGGAGTGCGAGCTGACGGTCGCGGGGCAGACGCGCAGTCTGGTCATCGCGCACGATCCGAGCGGGGGGCGCCACGTGGAGCGTTTCACGATTCCGAACGCGAAACTCTGGTGGCCGCACAATCACGGCGCGCAGCCGTTGTATGACTGGAGCGCGAAAGTGCGCCGGGGCGGCCGCGACCTCGATCAACGGAGCGGCCGGTTTGGCGTGCGCACGGTGAAGCTGATCCAGGAGCCGGATGCCGACGGCGGGATTTCGTTCATCATCGCGATCAACGGGAAGAAGATTTTTCTCAAAGGCATGAACTGGACGCCGGCGGACGGCGTGTTCGCGCGGATCGACGAGGCGCGTTACGATCAACTGCTCGCGGCGGCGAAGGGAGCGAACATCAATGCAATGCGGGTGTGGGGCGGGGGAATCTACGAGCACGATTCGTTTTACCGAAAGTGCGATGAACTCGGGATCCTGATCACGCACGACTTCATGTTTGCCTGCGGGTGTTATCCACAGGATGCGGCGTTCTTGGAAGAAGCGCGGCGCGAGGCGGAGTTTCAGGTCCGCCGGCTGCGGCATTTCGCCTGCGTGGTGGCATGGTTTGGCGACAACGAAAACGATGTGCTCGCGGACAACAGCTACAACTTCCCGGACTATCGTTATAACAAACTCAGCAAACAGATTTTGCGGGACGGAGTGCAGACGCATGCGCCCTCCACGCCCTACGTGCCCACCTCGCCTTACTCGCCGTTGACCTACGACCAGAATGTGCCGACGGAGGGCGACTGCCATTTGTGGGCGCACGGATTTTCCTACAAGGCGGATTTCTACTCCAAGGTGAAGCCGCGCATGGTGACGGAGATCGGCCATCTCGCGATGCCGGCAATGGAGGTCGTCGAAAAATTCGTCGCCCCGGAGAATCGCTGGCCGGTGTGGAACGAGGAGTATCTCACGCACGGTTCAGATACGTGGCGGCTGGATCGCAACGGACGTTATCGCACGATCTGGGAGAGTGTGGCGGCGCGTGGTTGGGAGGAACCGAAGTCGCTGGAAGACCTCATCGAGAAATCACAAAAACTTCAGGCGGAAGCATCGAAGTTTTGGGTGGAATTCTACGAGGCGCAGCCGACGTGTTGGGGCATCTTCCTGTGGAACCTGGCGGATAGCTGGCCGCAAATGTCGGATGCGTATATTGCGTATCCGTTTCATCCGAAGCCGGCGTTGGACGCGGTGCGTGAGGCCTACGCGGCGGTGCGGCGGTAA
- a CDS encoding tetratricopeptide repeat protein, producing MRKWLGDSVRMAGALFYWNTRKTIYRLKRGSGGCPCQNPSDSGKPLETGCEAVIHWQRPARFRRVCPLLQQNDAGRWVCSVAAAQVRPFWGRVFGYVGGTIALLGLTAAITVFGVMRWIGYDVSPRQVVWPPAWAELRTVRAQLFIQQARDYYAHGQVKEALSALSVAHGLDRENYRVAIMLAQFYQVGNPTEADRMYADLLRERPEHHVETARVWFRSLLARGHLREIGDLAARQLPREPGQTAAWSHALVFAAERLQRADLLEKAADDEALSLHAREFFWLAGKVQTSSPDEAKSLLMTAPLVADFPYDRVYRVETLIALKFPGEAIALLGEFSSQMSGRDFARLTLAAYAEAGDEQRVGREFRALLDANKPLRAEVLALLATHLVRYPDANLLAMVTDALVRVPPDPWQARMEACLAVFCAAGVQKDGDRMGQAKKQMTEIVGRKDGGVTVLERFFLSGTRRPRLGNALAEQQNAMSLDLNYALLDKYLMKN from the coding sequence GTGAGAAAATGGCTCGGAGATTCGGTCCGGATGGCGGGGGCGTTGTTCTATTGGAATACGCGCAAGACGATCTATCGCCTCAAGCGTGGAAGCGGAGGCTGTCCGTGCCAGAATCCCAGCGACTCGGGGAAGCCGTTGGAGACGGGCTGTGAGGCGGTGATCCATTGGCAGAGGCCGGCGCGTTTTCGACGGGTCTGCCCGCTGTTGCAGCAAAACGACGCCGGCCGATGGGTTTGCAGCGTGGCGGCGGCGCAGGTGCGGCCTTTTTGGGGGCGGGTCTTCGGCTACGTGGGCGGCACGATCGCGCTCCTGGGTTTGACCGCGGCGATCACGGTGTTCGGCGTGATGCGGTGGATCGGTTATGACGTGTCGCCGCGACAGGTGGTGTGGCCGCCGGCGTGGGCTGAACTGCGGACGGTGAGAGCACAGCTCTTCATTCAACAGGCGCGCGATTACTACGCCCATGGGCAAGTGAAGGAAGCGCTCAGCGCGCTGTCAGTCGCGCATGGCCTCGACCGCGAAAATTATCGAGTGGCGATAATGTTGGCGCAGTTTTACCAAGTGGGGAACCCCACGGAGGCGGACCGCATGTATGCTGACTTGCTGCGGGAGCGGCCCGAACACCACGTGGAGACGGCGCGCGTCTGGTTTCGGAGCTTGCTGGCGCGCGGACATCTCCGAGAGATCGGGGATCTGGCGGCCCGACAATTGCCGCGGGAGCCTGGCCAAACGGCGGCATGGTCGCATGCGCTGGTGTTTGCGGCGGAGCGCCTGCAGCGGGCGGATTTATTGGAAAAAGCGGCGGACGACGAAGCCCTGTCGTTGCATGCGCGAGAGTTTTTCTGGCTGGCGGGGAAGGTGCAAACGTCGTCGCCCGACGAGGCGAAGTCGTTGCTCATGACCGCGCCGCTGGTCGCGGATTTTCCCTACGATCGCGTTTATCGGGTGGAAACTTTGATCGCGCTAAAATTTCCCGGCGAGGCGATCGCGTTGCTCGGTGAATTCTCAAGTCAGATGAGCGGACGAGACTTTGCCCGGCTGACGCTCGCGGCGTATGCCGAAGCGGGCGATGAACAAAGGGTGGGGCGGGAGTTTCGAGCGCTGTTGGATGCGAACAAGCCGTTGCGCGCCGAAGTGCTGGCGTTGCTCGCCACCCATCTGGTGCGTTACCCGGACGCGAATTTATTGGCGATGGTGACGGACGCGCTGGTCCGTGTGCCGCCAGACCCGTGGCAGGCGCGGATGGAGGCCTGTCTCGCGGTCTTTTGCGCGGCGGGCGTGCAGAAAGACGGGGACCGAATGGGGCAGGCGAAAAAACAAATGACTGAGATCGTGGGACGAAAGGATGGGGGCGTCACGGTCTTGGAGCGCTTTTTTCTCAGCGGCACGCGACGGCCGCGGCTGGGAAACGCGTTGGCGGAGCAGCAGAATGCCATGTCTCTCGATCTTAATTACGCTTTGTTGGATAAATACTTAATGAAAAATTAA
- a CDS encoding autotransporter-associated beta strand repeat-containing protein gives MRLEHAIFQTLRGIAFRLGWLAICVGWAVGAKAQVTLTESFTGTSAPGWLFGGSPSSTSPYLTANTVDTAGNGWLRMTENTTNQSTFALFDSAIFSVNAQIQITLDYTTWNGSGADGITFFLVDGAIDASTFQPGAYGGSMGYAQKDAAAAPPSGVAGMTGGYLGFAFDDYGNYSSNSEGRNGGLGTGLFPNRIAVRGPESSGYEFIAASSPLDTLFSGGQMDFPTATIRPDQNGADYRSFRLTLDANNLLTVEMKFGATGSYITAFTSDLSSYDRPDTFKIGFTGATGGSTEIHEVRNVAVTMTPWQPGSFEWGNGAGTTDAGTAANWVGNTVPGINADVLLGNKPTTNQTVTLNAANTKINSLTFDAGVNYTLNGTGSLLLGDTALAGLPSINVNDYNGAQAQHHIDVPITLAEELRINNYSFSTLCLNGPVTTGGNDIKLNGNGAINFNADINGAGNLIKNGTGTTTINSDNSNGATPWTGNLTINQGMVVVTTNGALGTTAGTTTVNSGGALAFRAGAAGNVTYTAAEAVTINGLGVPRGGEGYSGAIYNDGGNNSFAGNITMAGNSGIGSREGVLTLSGKISDGADTYNLTKMGAGVVELTNSGNDWNGVTRIEGGALRISNSADALAGGFSTNGYSGGNLQLAGGVLESGVTTTFTRQLGMGSDQVQWVGDGGFSASGSANRTFTLTNAAGTANGALTWAAGSFVPDGHALLLSSDAANRMVTLTNAINFGGANREVRVANGSAAVDATLSGVLSNGGLIKTGAGTLNISGANTYTGPTEIRDGALRGTINANSNIALNGGVLELTGNMTRSLGAGGANLQWKGDGGFSASGANRTVSLNNNSNVVKWGSTTNFVGDGKRLILGSNSANRTLTLTNAIDLNGANRTVLMQRGTGTAADGLLSGVVSNGSLTVEGNGRLDMTAANTLAGSVTVKGAELRLQSGGTMTSVSSLTVRDGGTFTLDNGSTNNTNRVKDTATVTLLGGTLSLLGRTGNNDTTETVGVLTLAGGANTVVSQYGDNKGSAQLTFGSATVPATDSLVRTAGATVNFAATGGTMGGTGDNPRIKFGNSPALVSNVLGYATVNGTAFAGYGANGVVAVTGTNTAQGSWTSTVNATPTADQTLSANRTVGSLSLGSGIDINAGGYALTVNSGGLLTTGSTVSLISNGTIRAGTATGVSDLVTHVYGTGGLNISAVIADNGGAKGLTKTGDGVLTLSGTSANTFTGPTYVNDGILALNKTPGVNAIVGNVIVGDGRGTDVLRLDASEQIANTANVTLRGAAYGGETKLQFNGAGGAGVTETFGTLTIDGVAVIDFAGGNVCDANFLFLDDLLMATTDSMLYIRNWIDFSDFLLVRNSANLDDVLSHIKFEGYGDVSYWQDYDATYSRVTPVPEPSTYGLIFVGASLAFFGFRRWRQGKTRTADAA, from the coding sequence ATGAGACTTGAGCATGCCATTTTTCAGACGCTGCGTGGGATCGCTTTCCGCCTCGGGTGGTTGGCGATCTGCGTCGGCTGGGCCGTGGGCGCAAAGGCGCAAGTCACTCTGACTGAAAGCTTCACGGGCACGAGCGCGCCGGGTTGGTTATTCGGCGGGTCACCCAGCTCAACCAGTCCTTATCTGACGGCTAATACGGTCGATACGGCGGGGAATGGCTGGCTGCGCATGACCGAGAACACGACGAATCAGTCGACGTTTGCGCTGTTCGATTCGGCGATTTTTTCGGTGAACGCGCAGATCCAAATTACGCTGGATTACACGACGTGGAATGGTTCTGGGGCGGACGGAATCACGTTTTTCCTGGTGGATGGCGCCATCGATGCGTCGACGTTTCAGCCGGGCGCGTATGGTGGCTCGATGGGGTATGCGCAAAAGGATGCGGCGGCGGCTCCGCCCTCGGGCGTCGCAGGCATGACGGGCGGATATCTGGGTTTCGCATTCGACGATTACGGCAATTACTCGAGCAACAGCGAGGGCCGGAACGGAGGGTTGGGAACGGGTTTGTTTCCCAACCGCATCGCAGTGCGTGGCCCGGAAAGCAGCGGCTATGAGTTTATCGCGGCGAGTTCGCCGTTGGATACGCTCTTCAGCGGCGGTCAGATGGACTTTCCGACGGCGACGATCCGACCAGACCAAAATGGCGCTGATTACCGTTCTTTCCGGCTGACCCTCGACGCCAACAATCTTCTCACGGTCGAAATGAAATTCGGCGCGACAGGGAGTTACATCACAGCGTTTACCAGCGATTTGTCGTCTTACGATCGTCCCGATACGTTTAAGATCGGTTTCACGGGGGCGACGGGCGGATCCACGGAGATTCACGAAGTGCGCAACGTCGCCGTGACGATGACGCCGTGGCAGCCGGGGTCGTTTGAATGGGGAAATGGTGCCGGCACGACCGATGCCGGGACGGCGGCGAACTGGGTGGGAAACACGGTGCCCGGCATCAATGCCGACGTCCTTCTAGGCAACAAACCGACCACCAACCAGACGGTGACGTTGAACGCCGCCAACACGAAGATCAACTCCCTGACCTTCGATGCGGGGGTCAATTATACGCTCAACGGGACGGGGTCGCTGCTACTGGGCGACACGGCGCTGGCGGGTTTGCCGTCGATTAATGTCAACGACTACAACGGAGCGCAGGCGCAGCACCACATCGACGTGCCGATCACGCTCGCCGAGGAGCTGCGGATCAACAATTACTCGTTCAGCACGCTCTGCTTGAACGGTCCCGTGACGACCGGCGGCAACGACATCAAGTTGAACGGAAATGGCGCGATCAACTTCAACGCCGACATCAACGGGGCCGGCAACCTGATCAAAAACGGAACAGGGACGACGACGATCAACAGCGACAACTCGAACGGCGCGACCCCGTGGACGGGTAACCTGACGATCAATCAGGGCATGGTGGTGGTGACCACGAACGGGGCGCTGGGCACGACCGCAGGCACGACGACGGTCAACAGCGGCGGCGCTTTGGCGTTCCGGGCCGGCGCGGCGGGCAATGTGACCTATACGGCGGCGGAAGCGGTGACGATCAACGGCCTTGGCGTGCCTCGCGGCGGCGAAGGCTACTCCGGCGCGATCTACAACGACGGCGGAAACAACAGTTTTGCGGGCAACATAACGATGGCGGGCAACAGCGGCATTGGTTCGCGGGAAGGCGTGTTGACGTTGAGTGGAAAAATATCGGATGGGGCCGACACGTATAATCTCACCAAGATGGGAGCCGGCGTCGTGGAGCTCACCAATTCGGGGAACGACTGGAACGGTGTAACGCGGATCGAAGGCGGTGCGCTGCGGATCAGCAACAGCGCCGACGCCTTGGCCGGCGGTTTTAGCACCAACGGTTATAGCGGTGGGAACCTCCAGCTCGCCGGCGGCGTGCTGGAGTCGGGCGTAACCACAACATTCACGCGACAATTGGGCATGGGTTCGGACCAAGTGCAGTGGGTGGGCGATGGCGGCTTTTCGGCTTCCGGCTCGGCCAACCGGACCTTCACGCTGACCAACGCAGCGGGCACTGCGAACGGCGCGCTGACCTGGGCGGCGGGGAGCTTCGTGCCGGACGGCCATGCGCTGTTGCTAAGCTCGGACGCCGCGAACCGGATGGTGACGCTCACCAACGCCATCAATTTCGGCGGCGCCAACCGCGAGGTGCGCGTGGCCAACGGTTCGGCGGCGGTGGATGCGACCCTCTCGGGCGTTTTGTCCAACGGCGGTTTGATTAAAACCGGTGCGGGCACTTTGAATATTTCAGGGGCGAACACTTACACTGGTCCGACGGAAATTCGCGACGGCGCGCTGCGCGGAACGATCAATGCGAACAGCAACATCGCCCTCAACGGCGGCGTCTTGGAACTCACCGGAAATATGACGCGCAGCTTGGGCGCAGGGGGCGCCAACTTACAGTGGAAGGGTGATGGCGGATTCTCCGCCTCGGGCGCGAATCGCACTGTCAGCCTGAACAACAACAGCAATGTCGTGAAGTGGGGAAGCACGACGAACTTCGTGGGCGACGGCAAGCGACTCATCCTTGGGTCCAACAGCGCCAATCGCACGCTGACGCTGACCAATGCCATCGATCTCAATGGCGCCAACCGCACCGTGCTGATGCAGCGCGGCACAGGCACCGCCGCGGATGGATTGCTCTCCGGTGTGGTGAGCAACGGCAGCCTGACCGTCGAAGGTAACGGGCGACTGGATATGACCGCCGCCAATACGCTGGCGGGATCTGTGACGGTGAAAGGCGCGGAACTGCGACTGCAGAGCGGCGGCACGATGACGAGTGTGAGCAGCCTGACCGTGCGCGATGGCGGCACGTTCACGTTGGACAACGGGTCAACGAACAACACCAACCGGGTGAAGGATACCGCCACCGTAACGCTGCTTGGCGGCACGCTCAGCCTTTTGGGGCGCACAGGAAATAACGACACGACGGAGACCGTTGGCGTGCTCACGCTCGCGGGCGGTGCCAACACTGTCGTTTCGCAGTATGGCGACAACAAGGGGTCGGCGCAGCTCACCTTCGGCTCGGCAACCGTCCCGGCCACCGATTCGCTGGTCCGCACCGCGGGCGCCACGGTGAACTTCGCGGCGACGGGTGGCACCATGGGCGGCACCGGGGACAACCCGCGCATCAAGTTCGGCAACAGCCCCGCTCTGGTTTCGAATGTGCTCGGTTATGCGACCGTCAACGGCACAGCGTTCGCCGGCTACGGGGCCAATGGCGTGGTGGCTGTTACCGGCACCAACACCGCACAGGGTAGTTGGACGAGCACCGTCAACGCCACGCCGACAGCGGATCAGACCCTTTCAGCCAACCGCACGGTGGGATCGCTCAGCCTGGGCAGCGGCATCGACATCAATGCGGGCGGCTATGCGCTGACCGTCAATAGCGGCGGTTTGCTCACCACGGGCTCGACCGTCAGCCTCATTTCCAATGGCACGATTCGGGCGGGGACCGCGACGGGCGTCTCGGATCTCGTCACGCATGTTTACGGCACGGGCGGACTGAACATCAGCGCCGTGATCGCGGACAACGGCGGCGCCAAAGGTTTAACCAAGACCGGCGATGGGGTGCTCACTCTTTCTGGCACGTCGGCGAATACGTTCACCGGTCCGACTTACGTGAACGACGGGATCCTGGCGTTGAACAAAACGCCAGGCGTCAATGCGATCGTCGGCAACGTGATCGTCGGTGATGGCCGGGGCACGGATGTTTTGCGGCTCGATGCCAGCGAGCAGATTGCGAATACGGCCAACGTCACTCTGCGCGGCGCGGCCTACGGCGGGGAAACCAAATTGCAGTTCAACGGGGCGGGCGGAGCGGGGGTGACGGAGACGTTTGGGACGCTGACGATCGACGGCGTGGCGGTGATCGATTTTGCCGGAGGAAATGTTTGCGACGCCAATTTCCTGTTCCTCGATGACCTGCTGATGGCGACGACGGACAGCATGCTCTACATCCGCAATTGGATCGATTTCTCGGACTTTCTCTTGGTGCGAAACTCGGCGAATTTGGACGACGTGCTGAGCCACATCAAATTCGAGGGCTACGGCGATGTGAGTTACTGGCAGGATTACGATGCGACTTACTCGCGGGTCACGCCGGTGCCGGAGCCTTCGACCTACGGACTCATTTTCGTGGGCGCCAGCCTGGCGTTCTTCGGCTTCCGACGGTGGCGGCAGGGGAAAACGCGCACGGCGGATGCGGCGTAG
- a CDS encoding two-component system sensor histidine kinase NtrB, which produces MPPRKHSSLDRVLGRLDTLDSVNLANLVQRLVRQRELFEDIFNVLQEGVLVISEEGEIEYANAAAQRLIGLGVELVGETLWRLMPGLRPSLAGMDAEAPAALPIVAREFELTYPEPRTVRLYMVPFRQDLRAANRRFAVILSDITREKQSTEARIESERTSSVLLLAGGVAHELGNPLNSLTIHLQLVERKLKKLRAAERETESIAQSIQVCRDEVKRLDGIITNFLEAIRPRPPNLGEVRLAELLDEVLTFQHRELADRGIAVEVETEAELPVVMADRDQVKQVFFNLVKNAAEAMQPGGRLKIRSWADDENVHLAFADSGAGIKQDDLTRLFQPYHTTKSGGHGLGLMIVQRILHEHGGQIGIESKEGIGTVVTIHLPRRDRRVRMLKN; this is translated from the coding sequence ATGCCCCCCCGCAAGCACTCTTCGCTCGATCGCGTGCTCGGCCGGCTCGATACGCTGGACTCGGTGAATCTGGCGAATCTCGTGCAGCGGTTGGTGCGCCAGCGCGAGCTGTTCGAAGACATTTTCAACGTGTTGCAAGAGGGCGTCCTCGTCATCAGCGAGGAGGGCGAAATCGAGTATGCCAATGCCGCCGCACAGCGCTTGATCGGATTGGGTGTGGAGTTGGTGGGCGAAACGTTGTGGCGGCTGATGCCTGGTCTGCGTCCCTCGTTGGCTGGAATGGACGCGGAGGCACCGGCGGCGCTGCCGATCGTGGCGCGGGAGTTCGAGTTAACTTATCCGGAGCCGCGCACGGTGCGGCTTTACATGGTGCCGTTTCGCCAGGATTTGCGCGCCGCGAACCGGCGGTTTGCGGTGATCTTGTCGGACATCACGCGGGAGAAGCAGTCGACGGAGGCGCGGATTGAATCGGAGCGGACGTCGTCGGTTTTGCTGCTGGCGGGCGGAGTGGCGCACGAATTGGGCAACCCGCTCAATTCGCTCACGATTCACCTGCAGCTCGTGGAGCGGAAATTGAAAAAATTGCGCGCCGCGGAGCGTGAGACGGAGTCGATCGCGCAGTCGATTCAGGTGTGTCGCGATGAAGTGAAGCGGCTGGATGGGATCATCACGAATTTCCTCGAGGCGATTCGTCCGCGGCCACCGAATCTGGGTGAGGTGCGCCTCGCGGAGTTGCTCGACGAGGTGCTGACGTTTCAGCACCGCGAACTCGCGGATCGCGGGATCGCGGTCGAGGTGGAGACGGAGGCGGAGTTGCCGGTGGTGATGGCGGATCGCGACCAGGTGAAGCAGGTGTTTTTCAATCTCGTGAAGAACGCGGCGGAAGCGATGCAGCCGGGTGGGCGGCTCAAAATCCGCTCGTGGGCGGACGACGAGAATGTGCATCTCGCGTTCGCCGACTCCGGTGCGGGGATCAAACAGGACGATTTGACGCGGCTGTTTCAGCCGTATCACACGACGAAGTCTGGCGGGCACGGTCTGGGGCTGATGATCGTGCAGCGCATCCTGCACGAGCATGGCGGCCAGATCGGCATCGAGAGCAAAGAGGGCATCGGCACGGTGGTGACGATTCACCTGCCGCGGCGCGACCGGCGGGTGCGGATGCTCAAAAATTAA